CATCCTCCTTCCCTCGCTGCCTGCTTGGAAAGGCGAACTCGCTTCCCATCCCCAGGGCACCCGTGTGCAGAGGGGGGGGTCCCACCACTGCCCGCGGGTGCCTGCCGCCGCACGAGAGCACCCCGAGGGAATGGGGACCTGGGTGTCACAGCGAGAAGGAGATGGGGAGGCAGGACTGTGCATGGAGAAGATGCTGGATGAGCTTTGCTCCCTTTGGCCCCAAGACTCATTTTATTGAAGTCAGGAGCAAAAATTTGAGATAATGGCGATGGGTTTCATCTTAACGTACCCCCTGCTTCCCCCCTTTCTGGCCGTCCAGCCCCATGTCCCTACAAGTCCCCCCTCCAGGAGCAGACCCATCCGGGCTCCCGAGTTCACCCACGCCTGCACTATGGCAGCCTGGCAGAAGGCAGAGCAGTCCCCGTGATGCTCCCTTCTCACCGGCCCCATTCCTGCCTCTTCCAGATGTGAATCCTTAGGCTTCCTCTGGCGATTACAGGAACACAATCCACAAAAATGGCCAAGTGGCAAAAGTGACAAGTGGCAAAGCCCAGTTCTGTTGCAGCTCAGGTCCACACGAGGCCTTGCATGCCTGGGGAAGGGctctggctggctgcaggggacaGCCGGAGAGCCCCAGCCCCGTTCCCCATCCGTCACGGTCTCTCCTCGCCCACGCAGTCCTGGGTGGTTTTGGTGGTGACCAAGGCGGTGGCGCCCAGCTCGGTGGCCGGCAGCGGGAAGCCGTGGCCGTGCTCCTCGTGGTGGGGCCAGGTGGCGGCCAGCAGCACCACGTCGCGCTCGACATCGCCCTGGCAGCACGGCCGCCGCTTCACGCTGTCCCTCCCGGGCGGTCCTGGCGCCTTCAGGCCTCCATTGAGGTGCGGGCAGGGGCCCCGCGCCGGGTCGGCCTCCCCCTCCGGAGCAGCGGGGTCTGGGTAaccggggctgggcagggggccgGTTTCACCCAGGCTTTCTGAGAGAAGGACAAGAGAAGGGGTTAGGGGCTGCGAAGCAGGTCCCAGGACAGAGATCTCCTCCCCATTTCTCCTTGAACGCCGCTTCGTAgtgctttttccccccagagCGTAACTGGGGAAGCGCAGCTGCGCACTTGCACCTTGAGTCTCCCGTGAGCCTGTGCTGGCGGTGAGCAGCCAGCCCGGCCGCTTCCCTCTTAAAAATAGACTTGTTTACAGCAGCACGCGGCCCTGCGCTGCCCCACGCTGGatttctccctcccctttcaTTTTTGACATCGTTCCCAGGCGTCCCCCGTGGGGCACCATGGCCTCGCCCCCTGGAAATGCCCTGTGGGGAGAGGCACGACCCGGTCCTTCGCCCCATCTCCGGTGCCTCTGGGGACGCCCCTGCGAGATACTCAGCACCCTGGGGTCCCACTGATGGGGGCTGGCTCCAACTCCGTGACCCCTTTGGGACGGCGGCGCCACGCACGTGTAGGAGGGTGCTGGGAACTCCGAGCGGGGTGCTCAGCGTGGGACCCCATCCGTGTGGCTCCTGCCATGTGCGGAGTCCTTTGCCCATTGCCCTCTGGCCGAGGGCAGGGGACCAGATGGTGGTGCACCCCACTGACGAGGTGGGACATGAGTGGGACAGTGTCATCTGAGGTGACACAGAGCCAGCAGCGACCTGCCTTGGGGAGCTGGGAACTGGGACAGGGTGAGCACGAGGTTTCCTACCTTTGGCCTCCTGCtctgtcttcctcctcttcctcctctgcttccttgCCTTGAAGGCCAAGAGGCCGCAGAGGGCGGCCAGAAACAGGAGGAGCACCAGCAAGACAGAGACCCCGACCAAAGGGTGGTTGCGGGGCTGGTCCctggtgggctgggggggggggggggccgtggTGGACGCCACGTGGATGGGCTCTGCTGTGGTGCGAAACGCCGGCGGGGTCAGGAGGGGAAGAGCTGGGGCAAGGGGCAGAGGGCGGTGGTGTTACCCAACAGGCCTCCCGGCCTCCGGATTTGGCGgtggagagagaaggagagggacCTTCATCGCTGTCCACCTCCTAgccccatcaccaccaccacccacagGAGAAGGTTCCCTCCAGCCCAACCCCGGGGGTGCCCTCTAGCCCCTTCGCCCGCCACCGCCTGGCCCCCGCCGCCCTTACTTGCGTTGTCCTTGAAGAGGTCGGAGCACCTCACGCAGAACCTGGTCAGGGGGTCAAAGCAATGcgaggggaggcaggaggcgACGGCGTCTGCTTTTCCCGAGGAGGACATGGCCAAGTGCTCCCGCATGGCGCAGCGCAGAGCGGCCGCCCGAGTGTGAAATCGCCGAGCCCCGGGGCGGGTGGCAGAGGGAGATGCAGTCTGTCGAGCCGCCTCGGCTCCCTTGGGGCTCCGGTCGCTGCGCTTCCCCCGGGGCGGATCTtcgctggggaggaggagggtgcaCACCGAAGCCCTACCCCTGGCTGCCCGTGCAACGCGCTGTCCAAGAAGCCCTCTCCTCCAAAACACGCTGCCAAAATCCCCACGGCCTCCGGTGCACCTCCccgtgcagccctgcagcccccagcccgcacCTCCCTCGCCTGCCAGAGAAGAGCCCCTCACGGGGTGGGCTGCGCCTCTCCGAAATC
This window of the Oxyura jamaicensis isolate SHBP4307 breed ruddy duck chromosome 1 unlocalized genomic scaffold, BPBGC_Ojam_1.0 oxy1_random_OJ106547, whole genome shotgun sequence genome carries:
- the LOC118156913 gene encoding tumor necrosis factor receptor superfamily member 13C-like; this translates as MREHLAMSSSGKADAVASCLPSHCFDPLTRFCVRCSDLFKDNATEPIHVASTTAPPPPQPTRDQPRNHPLVGVSVLLVLLLFLAALCGLLAFKARKQRRKRRKTEQEAKESLGETGPLPSPGYPDPAAPEGEADPARGPCPHLNGGLKAPGPPGRDSVKRRPCCQGDVERDVVLLAATWPHHEEHGHGFPLPATELGATALVTTKTTQDCVGEERP